One segment of Stegostoma tigrinum isolate sSteTig4 chromosome 26, sSteTig4.hap1, whole genome shotgun sequence DNA contains the following:
- the lhx5 gene encoding LIM/homeobox protein Lhx5 → MVHCAGCERPILDRFLLNVLDRAWHIKCVQCCECKCNLTEKCFSREGKLYCKNDFFRRFGTKCAGCCQGISPSDLVRKARNKVFHLNCFTCMVCNKQLSTGEELYIIDENKFVCKEDYLNTCSLKDTNLNSVSSCTDRSLSPDIQDQNLDDTKETDNSTSSDKETQNNENEEQSMGTKRRGPRTTIKAKQLETLKAAFAATPKPTRHIREQLAQETGLNMRVIQVWFQNRRSKERRMKQLSALGARRHAFFRSPRRMRPLGGRLDESEMMGSAPYNYYGDYQGDYYGPTANYDFFPHGPPSSQAHSPADSGYMQSSGPGATSLGVLEPPLSAHHPPALGGSENQRYTDMISHPDTPSPEPGMTGPLHPIPGEVFSGGPSPPFSMSSNSGYSGPLSHPSQELNETAVW, encoded by the exons ATGGTGCACTGCGCAGGTTGTGAGAGGCCTATTTTAGACAGGTTCCTCCTAAACGTGCTGGACAGAGCGTGGCACATCAAGTGCGTCCAATGTTGTGAATGCAAGTGCAACTTGACTGAAAAATGCTTTTCAAGAGAAGGGAAGCTTTACTGTAAAAATGATTTCTTCAG GCGGTTCGGTACGAAATGTGCGGGATGTTGTCAAGGCATCTCACCCAGTGACCTCGTAAGAAAAGCAAGAAATAAAGTGTTTCACTTAAACTGCTTCACTTGTATGGTTTGTAATAAACAACTGTCAACTGGAGAGGAACTGTATATAATCGATGAAAACAAATTCGTGTGCAAGGAAGACTATTTGAACACCTGCAGTTTAAAAGATACCAACTTAAATTCAG TCTCTTCGTGCACCGATCGGAGTTTATCGCCTGATATCCAGGATCAGAATTTAGACGATACAAAGGAGACGGACAACTCGACCTCATCAGACAAAGAGACCCAGAACAACGAGAACGAAGAGCAGAGTATGGGCACCAAGCGGAGAGGACCCCGGACCACGATTAAAGCCAAGCAGTTAGAAACGTTAAAGGCCGCTTTCGCCGCTACCCCGAAGCCCACCCGACATATACGGGAGCAGCTGGCTCAGGAAACAGGCCTCAACATGCGGGTTATTCAG GTCTGGTTTCAGAACAGGAGGTCCAAGGAGAGAAGGATGAAGCAGTTGAGTGCTCTGGGAGCACGGCGGCACGCTTTCTTCCGAAGTCCCAGGCGCATGCGTCCTCTGGGAGGGCGCCTGGACGAATCGGAAATGATGGGCTCTGCTCCCTACAATTATTATGGAG ATTACCAAGGAGACTATTACGGCCCAACTGCAAATTATGACTTTTTCCCGCATGGCCCACCGTCCTCTCAAGCACACTCGCCGGCAGATTCAGGATATATGCAGTCCTCAGGGCCTGGGGCGACCTCACTCGGAGTTCTGGAACCTCCGCTATCCGCCCACCACCCTCCTGCTCTCGGTGGCAGCGAAAACCAAAGGTACACGGACATGATTTCCCACCCTGACACCCCAAGCCCTGAGCCCGGGATGACTGGGCCGTTGCACCCGATCCCGGGCGAAGTGTTCAGCGGAGGACCCAGCCCGCCCTTCTCCATGTCCAGCAACAGCGGCTACAGCGGGCCGCTCTCACATCCGAGTCAGGAGCTGAATGAGACTGCGGTCTGGTGA